A window of Punica granatum isolate Tunisia-2019 chromosome 8, ASM765513v2, whole genome shotgun sequence genomic DNA:
tcctttttcacaattaaaatcaaagttactttaactctgaaactaaACGCACCAgtactttttccatttttaaatttttttaaccatttaattcaatttttaatattaaattctctcaactattcattacttttttcacaattcaacaacacaatcattacgtaatcattactttctttcaactattcattaatttttcacactttttttcataattcaacaatacaatcattacaaactaattaaaaccaaaactcaatttaattcaactctaaaaccaaacacataaATGCTTTTTCGGTGGTTAagaaagaattgaattttccTTCTATCCATATCTGCAATTTTCCTTGTTTCCAAATATTACAAATTGACAAATTGCTCAAATATTCTATCCTAGTTACATTACACATTTCTAGTCTTGGCTTCATGATCATCCAGATGATCGTCGAGTTTTCGCCGTTCAGGCTGCATCCAACGGCCCTCTTGATTCCTAATTAGACCCTTGTTTCGATCTTGCCTCCAATAAGGTGGGACCAAGTAATGATCCTTTAGAAAGTCGGCCGCCTTGTTCACTAGTGCCGGGTCTCTCCTGATTGCTAGCACAAATCTATGTCCTTTACCATGGTACCTGAGATAAGATCAAATCAACAATGTTTAGTCgaaaaattcaattcatttatCTCAGGAAGGTATAAATTATACATACAACAGAGATGAGCTAATCTCTTGTATTGATAAGTAAGATGAGCTAATCTCACTTCTAATGAAAACGACATCTACGTTTTAATTAGTTACAAATCAACCTATCGTGAGTCACTTTCCATGTCAGATAAGAGTGGaactatataatatttaatttgatatGTCTTTATTTTTGGGTGGACATTTGATATATGGAATTTACAATAAGTAATATTTattctaataataaattacactgatggtccaaaaagttttacaaatatttcaatatggtacaaaatttttttttgttacttgatggtacaaaatgtttcaaaattgtttcagtatagtacaaacagtcatctcgccattgacgccgtcaagtaCAATGCTGAttgttacatgatggtgtaaaatattttgaagttataacttaatagtacaaaatgttttacataagttacatgatggtataaaatttacagtcttgtaaaggacggctCGAAGGCgttaatggcgagatgacgatttgtactatactgaaacaactttgaaacattttgtaccatcaagtagtaaaaaaaaaatttgtaccatattgaaatatttataaatttttttgaattaccagtgtaatttacccttattCTAAATATACaacctaaaaaagaaaaattgtatACAATGAATGGCAAAAACTCCATCATGAGGGTACTTACCCGTCAAGTAAATGGAGGTGAGCCTCCAAGTCATGGGCACAGACAGGGTTGTTGGTGTCCTTCAAGAAGGGTGAGTTCCTTTGGTCCAGCTCCAGCTCCACCCCGATGTGCGAGTAGCTCCACGGCAGCCCAGCCGCGAGCTTCATCACGATCTCTGGCACATGCTCGTTGAAGAAAAATCCGGGTGTCTTGGGGACTATGTCGCAAGCGTTCACCACCCTCAGCACCTTCACCCCGAGTCCTTCTGCCCGCTCCTTGAAACGAACATTCCCGACCCTTGGCCCTGCAAATGAGAACACGCATACTGGAACAGATCGGCCATCCCCAGTCACATTTAGGCCAGTCTCAGAGATATCGTATGCGCTTAATATTGCCAGGGCACTCCCAAGGCTGTGCCCTGTCATCGTGATGCTTAGCTCCTCTCTAGGGTATGCCTCAATCAACCGCTTCACCTCAGTCAAGATCTGCTCCCTCGCCGAATACCTACAGTAACTGCCATAGAAGCCGGCCAGACAACCATAGAGATTATGTTTATAATCTTATTTCGACCACTATATCGTTAGATTCAATCGTGTGTCGATTTCACATTCTAATGCAACAGTATGACTTCGCTTGTACATTCCACATGTTCATTAGTCATTACGTGATATTATCATGCCGTGGAGTCATGGCCAACTTTAATTACCTGCACTCATCGTCCTTGTCAGTGTAGAGATCTAAGAAACCGGACTCGGCCTTTACTGATGGATCGGGGCACGGGATCCTGTTAGAAGACACTGGCTTGAGGAAATCCATCAGGTCTGCGATCCATTCAAGCCGGGTTACAGTGCCACGCCAGGCAATGGCAATGTCACGGCGGCCAAGGCGCTTCGATGTTTCATCATCCGAGACTGCCACATACCCAATCCAGTTTGCATGCCTACTCCACACCTTGGGCCACCGAGACTTCTTGAAGAAGTTGGGGAGGTTGATGTTTGACGTTGCGTACAGGTACCTCGAGATGTTGTACCCAGGATGGGTCATCTCGAGGCTCTCAAAGAAGTGATTGCGCCCGAACCGGCAGCTCCCGCAGTACTTGGAGAATGGGTCGAAGTCAAAGGCATCGTAGCAGGCCTGAGCCATTTCGCCATAGCGGATCAGCTCGGACCTCAGAAGTGGGTCCATCGGGTCAAGGAGGCCCATCCAATCTTCCTGCCCATGCATCTCCCGCCAATGATCAGCTAGCTCTCTCTCAGGCTGTCCGGCAGTTCTtattgcttcttcttcttcttcttcttcatcatcctTCCAATCGTTCCATTGCCAGCTTTCGTTATCGACTTCACTAAATATAAACGACGACAACAAATCGCTGGTCTCGGAAAAGACCCTCCTAGCATGAGGATcttgtctttttcttctgaCGCTGAAATAGCATTTAGTAACCAAGCGTTGATCAACAAGAAAAGACTTGTCCTTGGAAGAAAATGATGCCAGAGAGCCCGTTTTGGGTTGGAGCTGGAGCGATTTCAAGGAAAAAGCCTTTATCGCCGATATTGAAATCGCCATATTTTCGAGTTATTTTAGGCGCCGGAAGGGAGCTGCTCCAAGGGGCGGAAATTGTATACCGGGCTGCGCTGAATAATGGATATACTAGCCTAGGTGGTCAACATTGAATTTCAATctgatattatattttttaacacccgccctcacgtgtaacgtgtggtctatttctacCTATACGTTATCACGTGTCCTTTACTTGCCCTCGACAATTGATCTCAAGTCGGGCTCATCTTTCGTACTCGGACAAGGGGACTAGCCACGAGGCACTCCTTTTAGTTGCTCTCGGGCATATTGGGCTTGACGTGGTGTTGTTGCATGCGCACGCGCGCGTTGGCGCATATACGCGTAATCTGGGCTCTGacaccatattaaatttccatgtAAGATTATAATTCCCAATAGTGAAGAGACAATGGCATTATAGTAATGTTTATATTCTATGCCtaggttctttttttttttaatccctCGGTAAACTTCACTATATGTTCAAATTAATAACATGATGGGCAAAAAACAATAAGTTAAGCATGATAATAAAGAAGTACTGGGGAAACTATcgctgtatatatatatatatatatatctatattattaaTCAGCATATATGAACTCGCAAGTCTTCTCTCTTTCTGACGCAGACCCCGAGAGTTTGGTCCTTTTCGACGCATCtgcttattattatttgtgcAGAGTACTCGAATcaaggaaattaattaaatttcttaGTGTTGTTAGTTTACTCCACATTATATTGTAAAGAGTGACTTATTGACAGTCTGTCGTCATACAACTAGGTTCTCGAGGATCGCAAGGAGGGGAAAAACCCAATATTATATATCACGTGTTGAATAAATTTTAAGTGAATGTgcatgagaatatatatatatatataagaattgTTGACATTTCACTTGATGAtcctttaattaataatacacATAAAGATTTCCTATGATAGGCTGTTGGGATCATATCTTTTTAGTTCAGTTTTCCATGTGAATTGCTTATTCGACCTTGGTTTTCAATAAGTGATGGTCGAGGCGATGTACGTGCGCAGCGAACTCCGAAGGCCAATTTCGTAATTTGATCATTCAACAAACTCTCAAATTAACAACATTGTGCCCTCTTCGCACCATCAGCGAGTGACTATAGTCTACATATCGTTGTATACTGGCGAGCGACATTATTTATAGACATTATAGGATCAATGTAGGCGATTATATGATTATAATACTCAGGATATTATTGGAGCTTTATGAGATGTAGCATCTGCAAAACATAAATAGGAAATATGATGACATGAAAATTATACTCATCTATTGCTTAAGATAATGTAAATTTGATATATTCATGTAAGGTTCATGTAAATCTATTTTGCTAGGTAAGTTGATGTAAATCTGAATCACAATAGGAAGAAGCATTGAatattgatatttttcttaatttttagcCTAACTCAACTGTAGacatatttattcatatttatCGTTTGTGATATCACTAGATTATTCTATGCAGTGTATTTTAAATTCGATAAACGCATTGACTGCTGAGCAGAAAacttattgttttttttctaaaacGAGTTGTACGAATaacatttgaaattttataaataataagtaAATGAGAACATGATCATGTAGTTTGAGAAGATAAAGATATTTGCATTTtgtaaatttatgaaaataaattagtaACAAAATTAACGTTCATCGTTGGGTCTGGAcagggaaaataaaaaaaagtggaaATTAAAGATACAAAACATCGAGAGTGGGAAAAACTTTTCCACTCGCAATCTATAACTTTTAAAGAGAAATATTGCTTAAGTTGTAATTTGCATATCAAGTATTTCTCATTATTTGGCCCGGAAAAAGCACGCCCTCCTAAGTATCCTGCATAGCATGAATTCAGCCTACATACGTTGTCACATACTCATTGATGAGAAAAGAATTTCTTAGtgggataatttttttttatagtagAGCTAACAAATTAATATGTGCATGTGGAATCATTGGAAATATCATGTACCTGGACTTGATAAATTAATCCAAGACTTTGGACTTCCTTTGAGAGCCATGAACCCTACAAGAAAATTGTTTCATATGACGGAATATAGAGATGAAAAGCATTCCGTCCATATATGATACGGAATTTGGGACGCACTTGGAATGGACTTCTTATAGATGGCATTAGAGACAGAAAATATCATctataaacatataaattgATACTTTGGACAGTTGTGTCCGTACAACACATATGGACGGTAAATTCCATCCAAAACTTCCGTGCCAACTTTATGGACGGATCTTGAGACGGAACGTTCCGTTCATACACTGTTGAGAAGGATTATTCCATCCAAAGGGCCATCTCAGATTTTAGAGAAACTCATCCGTCTCAAATTCCATCTTTATGGGTTTACTTTATCAAACTCGAACATTTCCTCTATTTCATTGAACACACAGCAAAAAAAGACACAGAGCACTCGAGCTCGGGGGAATCATTACCCGATTGTTCCCACACTTAAGCGCTCAATGTTTTCAAGGGATCTAAAGCACCACCCATCCTCCACCAACCCGAGCTTCTTTTCTTGCGGTAAGGTCTCTCTTCAAAATGTGAAATTCTCtcgatcatatatatatatatatatatatatatatatatatagttgatcCCGAGAAGCTAGTTATGACCcccattttcttatatatagatatagatgttgTATACACTGATCATAGATGTTGTACTTACATATATGTGGTTGGATTCGTTTATACATTGATCATTTTCGTGAGATCTTTGTTTGTTGATCTCCAATTGGGTCGGATCTTTTATATACTTGCTTGTGTAGATTAATATGGATAATCATCCACATAAATTATGGATGTATAATAGGACTCATCCAAACCGTGTGGGACTTAGAGAGAAGTTCATTGATGGAGTTAAAGAATTTATACATCACGCCAAATAACTGAGGTTACATCAAATGGAGGGCACGATCAGATGTTCTTGTGTAAAATGTGAAAAACGAGATTACATGCGACCAAAGGAAGAAGTGATAATGCATCTATTGACTTCAGGATTGAAACCTAATTATTAGTATTGGACGGATCACGGTGAAGTTAGACCTTAGGTTCATGGTGCGAAATAGAGTTCTTATGATGATTTGCTGCGAAGAGTTGATGAAATAGTTTATGATACGACTCGACAATGATTTGGGTATGAGTTTCAGGAGAATGCTAATCATGATGATTAGTTGTGAAAGGTTGATGAAATGACCTATGATGCTGCTAGACAAGAATTTGGTTATGAGT
This region includes:
- the LOC116189038 gene encoding phospholipase A1-Igamma1, chloroplastic-like — translated: MAISISAIKAFSLKSLQLQPKTGSLASFSSKDKSFLVDQRLVTKCYFSVRRKRQDPHARRVFSETSDLLSSFIFSEVDNESWQWNDWKDDEEEEEEEAIRTAGQPERELADHWREMHGQEDWMGLLDPMDPLLRSELIRYGEMAQACYDAFDFDPFSKYCGSCRFGRNHFFESLEMTHPGYNISRYLYATSNINLPNFFKKSRWPKVWSRHANWIGYVAVSDDETSKRLGRRDIAIAWRGTVTRLEWIADLMDFLKPVSSNRIPCPDPSVKAESGFLDLYTDKDDECSYCRYSAREQILTEVKRLIEAYPREELSITMTGHSLGSALAILSAYDISETGLNVTGDGRSVPVCVFSFAGPRVGNVRFKERAEGLGVKVLRVVNACDIVPKTPGFFFNEHVPEIVMKLAAGLPWSYSHIGVELELDQRNSPFLKDTNNPVCAHDLEAHLHLLDGYHGKGHRFVLAIRRDPALVNKAADFLKDHYLVPPYWRQDRNKGLIRNQEGRWMQPERRKLDDHLDDHEAKTRNV